Below is a window of bacterium DNA.
GAAAGCGGATCGACAAGCCCGGTCGCTCGGTAGCTGCGGACGTTGAGGTCATGATCGCTGGCCCGGCGGAGCCGTTCGTTTCCCGAGGTGGCCGCAAGCTCGCTGCGGCGCTGGATCATTTCGGTTTGGATCCGACGGGCTGGGTGTGCATCGACGTCGGCGCTTCCACCGGCGGTTTCACCGACTGCCTGCTGCAGCGCGGAGCGCGAAGGGTCTTCGCGGTAGACGTCGGCTACGGGCAGCTCGACTACGGCCTGCGCAACGATCCGCGCGTGGAGGTGATGGAGCGCGTCAACGCGCGCTACCTCGAACGCGACGCGCTCGGTGAAGTCTGCGATCTTGCGACCTTCGACCTGTCGTTCATTTCGCTGGTCAAGGTGGTGCCCGCGATCGTGCCCCACGTCCGCGCCGGCGGGCTCTTGTTGATGCTGGTCAAGCCTCAGTTCGAGGTGGGGCGGCGCGAGGTGGGCAAGGGCGGCATCGTGCGGGACGAGGGCCTGCGCCGCGAGGCCATCGACAGGACCGTGGCCCGGTTGGAGGCCCTCGGACTTACGGCGCTGGGATCGTTCGATTCACCGGTACACGGCGCCAAAGGCAACAGGGAGGCCTTCGCCCTCCTGCGCAGGGAGCCCGGCGATTGAGTAGCGTGATCCGAAGCGTCGGAGTCGTCGTCAAGAACGGCAGCCGCGAAGCCGTGACCAGTGCT
It encodes the following:
- a CDS encoding TlyA family RNA methyltransferase, with protein sequence MGVVLERLDQLLQRRGVFPTREQARRAIMAGIVEVDGKRIDKPGRSVAADVEVMIAGPAEPFVSRGGRKLAAALDHFGLDPTGWVCIDVGASTGGFTDCLLQRGARRVFAVDVGYGQLDYGLRNDPRVEVMERVNARYLERDALGEVCDLATFDLSFISLVKVVPAIVPHVRAGGLLLMLVKPQFEVGRREVGKGGIVRDEGLRREAIDRTVARLEALGLTALGSFDSPVHGAKGNREAFALLRREPGD